In Anopheles bellator chromosome 2, idAnoBellAS_SP24_06.2, whole genome shotgun sequence, the genomic stretch ATTtctgcgtttgtttgtttttgcgtgcCAACGGGGTCCGTCAATGCCAGCGACACAATCGTTCTGCCCTAGCCGTTAATACGAATTACCTTACGTACGATCGTTAATATATTATAATTAATTCTCTTTGTCGCGCCATTCCCAATCTGTGCAATCTGTCTTCAGCCCCGGATTCAGCGGACATAAACATTTAGAGTTTGGcagggcaaacaaaacgatcaaaacacTAGTGCGCCTCGTGCAACTGtggccggtcggtgtcggtaTGTTTCAGTGGGGTTTAAACGATTTTGCTACAATAATTGGTTGGGTTAGTGTTTTGCTCTTTGCTCCGGCTAATGTTTCGGTTCCCTTTCCAGCCGTTCCGTCGAGATAATTCCGCGGTTTTACCACCGAATGTTCGGTTCCGCGTGCCCGGATACTACACCCTGGGGTCTTGATCGATGCTCAATAAAACAGTTATATACAAACGTGTCGGTGTGTGAGCGTGTATGTGCGCTTCTTACTTTATATATGTTCATCCCGGAATTAGGTACACTTGGAACGTTGCGCTTTCGGCGATGTGGTTAcagtttttccggttttccatgtcttgatttttttttttggtacttCTGAATTCTGCCCAATGCGGAGTAAATAATATTGGTGACGTCACCCCGACGAAGGCCGATTCCATTTTCGATGGAGAAGCCATTTTGAAATCGGTGCCGACCGAACGAAAGCAATAGAGCAAAAGCAGAAACTGCCGATCGCAGAGTATGTACAGAGCAGACCTACCGAAggacacagcacacacacgcaaccaCGCAAAAATGTCAGCCCTAGCCAGACGGAatacggaaacggaaatgggtCCACTAATATTACCACGCGCGCGTCTGCAGCGGCAGGTAGCCgccgcactgctgctggtggctgttGGCCATGAAGTTGTTCTGGTTCCGGTAGGCCATCGCCAGGCTGTTGGACATGAGGGCGTTATTGCACGGTTGCTGCAGcatctggtgctggtgggcgGCGCCGGCATTGTACGACGACAGTAGCGCCGCGGTGGCCGTGTCCGGCGAGTGGGCGCTCGAGTCGTTCAGCATCACGATGCTGCCGCTACCGCCGGAAGTGCTGCTGCCCGGGCCGCCACTCCCGTTGCTGGCGctgccaccggccccggcactgccgttgctgcctccaccgccactgctgctgctgctgccaccgccgccggaacttcctccaacgccgccgccggagccgtTGGAGCCGGACGAACCACCCCCGGCGgatccggcggtggccccgctGCTGCCTACGGCCCCGGACTGCTGAAGCGAatgttgctgatgctggtgttgctgctgctgcgacgggTGCTGGCCGTGCTGGGACGGATGCGGTCcgtgttgatgttgctgatgctgctgctggtgctgctgttgctgctgctgttgctgttgctgctgctggtgctgctgctgttggtgctggacggcggccgcggctgcggcggcagcggctgctgcggcggcggcggccgccgcactgctgctgctgttgctgctgccgttcgacCCGCCAGAGCACGGCTTGCCATCTTTAACTAGTACTGGTACGGCCACACGTCGTGGTGAGCTGGCTGACTGggatgaaaaacaaacctcGCATTAGTCGACGTCGCCGATGGCCGCAGGGCGCCTCCGCTGGTGGTGAGCGGgaccagcggcggcgacgacgggggcagtgccagtgccaccaTCATGCCTCCGCCCGGGTGCCCGGCATGCGCGTACTGGGCCAGCTCGTccgggtggtgatggtgatggtgctgctgcaccagGTGGTTCACCAGTAGctcgtgttgctgctgctgctgctgccgtggaTGTAGTAGTAGATGTTGTtgtgcttgttgttgttgttgctgctgctgctgctgctggtgctgctgctgctgctgctgcaggctgTGGAGCTgatccggtgtccggtggagAAGCGCAAAGTCCGTGGGCGGCGGCGTAGTGCTCGAGTCGGcagcgaccgaccgtccgtcgTCCGAGGCATCGGCGACGTCGACAACGgaggtggtagtggtggcggcggcggcggcagcggccgccgcggcagcagcagcaacggcggcagcagcaacagcggcaccaccaccggagagCCCGGCACCGTGGGACGCTCGATTACTAACCTGATTGTGCTGGTTCTGCTCGGCCATTGCTTTCTCCTTGGCCTGCCGCTTGCACTTGTACCGATGGTTCTGAAACCAGATCTTCACCTGCTCGCCGCCAGAGAAGGGTGGAAAAGTTGAGTGGAAAACGAAGAGGAAAACATTAGcttcgtgtgtgcgtgtcctcATCCGCGGCCCGCTCGGTGAAGTGGAttgcagaagcagcagcagagggcTTCCTAAAGAGCCTTCTTCAGAccgtttttgattttgttaCGCCACCGTAAGATGCTGTGCCGTCCCCCCTCTCGAACACAAGGTTCGTGTGGTGGCCTCAAAGCTCCCGGGGGCCAACTccccggaacacggaacaacTTTGTCGTTGGCGGATCCAACACGCGACCGATTTAATGGGGCGCGCCCGCCTGCCCCAACAGACATCTTGGGGCCCCGGGAAGAAGCTGGAAGTTCTTCAAAGGCGTGTGCCTTCTGCTTCGTTCGTCAGCACCCGAACGACCGCCGCGGACCGTTCTTTGATGAttgcgccagccagcgccacACGAGGATCCGGTGTGCCAAGTGCCAAACGGCTCTGTTCCGCTAAGCACCCTTGGTGCTAAAGACCCCGAAATAAGTGATGCAGTTTCATACAGCGCTGCACAAAGCGACCTTCGGGGAATTCGAGGGCCACAAATTAAACCCGCGGACTGGCTCGCGGCCATTTCTATGTaggcttttttgttgtgtttgctaGCAGGGCTGGCGTGGCGTCCTTTATCCTGTGCGCCTTGGTACGTGGTGTGAGATGAGAGCCACCCGGACCAGTTGAATCCTCCCGGGGTGTCTTCTGGGTTGGTGCTCGGGAATGGTCATTACTGTTTTACGGTGGATCACTCGAACGGCTTGCACCAAGCGTTGTTTGAAAAGTAACTGTAAAGTTCCTCTGGGGTTGGCGGTAGAGCCAAACAACTTGATGGGATATACTGGAATGCTTTGGCTTCGAATATACACTTGAAAAAGGTAATACATAAAGTATGTCATGATCTGCCATTCCTGGAGTCAGATAGTCATAACGTAACATATTGAGAAGAtacgaaattaattatttctgtGCATAGACATTATCTGCGtagtgaatttattttatcagAAACTTCCACAATGTACCTCTCATATACAAGGTACGCTGAAAAGTTTGTGAAGTTCAACGTGGAGATGGTAGCACTAGTAAACAAAAGCTAGCGAATTTCATCTGTATGCAGTTACTCTTCAAAGTTTCAAAAGATTTACTGCCATTGTAACAGTTGTTTGAGTGAGTTGATGTGTTGACATACTACGCATTCATTGGCAGGTTAAAGGCGGAACTTGCAGattaacggaacggaaccacatttgcagaaaaagaaactcctGTTTCACCAATACAACGCGCCATCTCACACCTCAACGGTTGTCATGGCGATAATCGAAGAATTACAGTTTGAACTGCTTGACCATCAGCCTACTCACCAGATCTAGATCCAAGTGACTCATTTTTGTACCTTCTTCTGAAAATAAGGCTCGCATATCAGAGATTCATTGAGAATCCCACGAATGCTAGGATCCTTTACCCATTCACATAATTTTAGAA encodes the following:
- the LOC131208715 gene encoding thyroid transcription factor 1; the encoded protein is MANPYAMGPLYHSPGVQSYCAPTDNLSLAGHYTDMRNSAAGWYGSTASDPRFAISRLMGGSAGGTMGHAMSNMGSLAACSVSDTKPMQFPLAQRRKRRVLFTQAQVYELERRFKQQKYLSAPEREHLASLIHLTPTQVKIWFQNHRYKCKRQAKEKAMAEQNQHNQSASSPRRVAVPVLVKDGKPCSGGSNGSSNSSSSSNGSAGAGGSASNGSGGPGSSTSGGSGSIVMLNDSSAHSPDTATAALLSSYNAGAAHQHQMLQQPCNNALMSNSLAMAYRNQNNFMANSHQQQCGGYLPLQTRAW